From Nocardioides daedukensis, the proteins below share one genomic window:
- a CDS encoding DEAD/DEAH box helicase, which translates to MATGRQRRSGGNRNGRSGGTAQRGRSNQRRPRDNDGIIPVLAKAVRDIEHGAQRNQLTSSHRTRFQVCALLAREERARVKADTEVSDAQREGQLKRLDGIATILAQTAAREPSLFHLLDMDAEISDAARRVKKEMQIEGGLEPEPDPEPVVLSEVETMRAERKVVPPSVRAAQLANPFMVPDFTDAEKRKLTERRLVGWELITPLLNSFEQAPNGAPACMALPEPKTSLSYRGQDLMDHQSRLLAAVAKGHRTFLLADEPGLGKTAQALLAAQAADAYPLLCVVPNVVKTNWAREAERWTPERSVSVVHGDGDTVDGFADIIIVNYEILDRHARWMSEHGFRGMVVDEAHFIKNKKSQRSQHVLDISDHIQHRVARPLLMALTGTPLINDIEDFVAIWEFLGWIDAKKPGPVLMGKLEETGMTPVDHGFYPAARQAVVDMGIVRRRKVDVASDIPARRIADMPVELDGAEGRSIREAERHLAKRLAGRYDAAVEARRNRGEETRGIDAELIRRVAKAELTDETNTSTGENVFSMVRRIGSAKAQLAADYAAQLSRSAGKVVFFAKHVDVMDAAQELFTSRGIGWAAVRGEQSSTTRQKNIDAFVNDPDVQIIVCSLTAAGVGLNLQVASNVVLAELSWTDAEQTQAIDRVHRIGQDMPVTAWRVIAAQTVDARIAELIDSKAGLAARALDGSEEEFSSVDVQLEALVSILTEALEERAGA; encoded by the coding sequence GTGGCCACAGGACGTCAGCGGCGATCCGGAGGCAACCGGAACGGACGGTCCGGGGGGACGGCCCAGCGCGGTCGCAGCAACCAGCGACGTCCGCGCGACAACGACGGCATCATTCCGGTGCTGGCCAAGGCAGTGCGCGACATCGAGCACGGTGCCCAACGCAACCAGCTCACCAGCAGCCACCGGACCAGGTTTCAGGTCTGCGCCCTGCTGGCCCGCGAGGAGCGGGCCCGGGTCAAGGCCGACACCGAGGTCAGCGACGCCCAACGCGAGGGCCAGCTCAAGCGTCTCGACGGCATCGCCACCATCCTCGCCCAGACCGCCGCGCGTGAGCCCTCGCTCTTCCACCTGCTCGACATGGACGCCGAGATCAGTGACGCCGCCCGTCGGGTGAAGAAGGAGATGCAGATCGAGGGTGGCCTCGAGCCTGAGCCGGACCCCGAGCCGGTCGTCCTGTCCGAGGTCGAGACGATGCGCGCCGAGCGCAAGGTCGTGCCGCCCAGCGTCCGCGCCGCCCAGCTGGCGAACCCGTTCATGGTCCCCGACTTCACCGACGCCGAGAAGCGCAAGCTCACCGAGCGCCGCCTGGTCGGCTGGGAGCTGATCACCCCGCTGCTGAACTCCTTCGAGCAGGCTCCCAACGGTGCGCCCGCGTGCATGGCACTACCGGAGCCGAAGACCTCGCTCTCCTATCGCGGCCAGGACCTGATGGACCACCAGTCGCGCCTGCTCGCCGCGGTCGCCAAGGGGCACCGCACCTTCCTGCTCGCCGACGAGCCCGGTCTGGGCAAGACCGCCCAGGCGCTGCTCGCGGCCCAGGCCGCCGATGCCTATCCGCTGCTCTGCGTGGTGCCGAACGTCGTCAAGACCAACTGGGCACGTGAGGCAGAGCGCTGGACGCCGGAGCGTTCGGTCAGCGTCGTGCACGGCGACGGCGACACCGTGGACGGCTTCGCCGACATCATCATCGTCAACTACGAGATCCTCGACCGGCACGCCCGCTGGATGAGCGAGCACGGCTTCCGCGGCATGGTCGTCGACGAGGCGCACTTCATCAAGAACAAGAAGTCGCAGCGCTCCCAGCACGTCCTCGACATTTCCGACCACATCCAGCACCGTGTCGCGCGGCCGCTGCTGATGGCGCTCACCGGGACCCCGCTGATCAACGACATCGAGGACTTCGTTGCGATCTGGGAGTTCCTCGGCTGGATCGACGCCAAGAAGCCCGGCCCGGTGCTGATGGGCAAGCTGGAGGAGACCGGGATGACCCCGGTCGACCACGGGTTCTATCCGGCCGCGCGCCAGGCGGTGGTGGACATGGGCATCGTGCGTCGGCGCAAGGTCGACGTCGCCTCCGACATCCCCGCCCGTCGTATCGCCGACATGCCGGTCGAGCTCGACGGCGCCGAGGGCCGCTCCATCCGCGAGGCGGAGAGGCACCTGGCCAAGCGTCTGGCCGGCCGGTACGACGCGGCCGTCGAGGCCCGTCGCAACCGCGGGGAGGAGACCCGGGGCATCGACGCGGAGCTCATCCGCCGAGTGGCCAAGGCCGAGCTCACCGACGAGACCAACACCTCCACCGGCGAGAACGTCTTCTCGATGGTGCGCCGGATCGGGTCGGCCAAGGCGCAGCTGGCCGCCGACTATGCCGCGCAGCTCTCCCGCAGCGCCGGCAAGGTGGTCTTCTTCGCCAAGCACGTCGACGTGATGGACGCGGCGCAGGAGCTCTTCACCTCACGCGGCATCGGTTGGGCCGCGGTCCGAGGCGAGCAGTCCTCGACGACACGCCAGAAGAACATCGACGCCTTCGTCAACGACCCCGACGTGCAGATCATCGTCTGCTCGCTGACCGCGGCAGGTGTCGGCCTGAACCTCCAGGTCGCCAGCAACGTCGTGCTCGCCGAGCTGTCGTGGACCGACGCCGAACAGACCCAGGCGATCGACCGGGTGCACCGGATCGGTCAGGACATGCCGGTGACAGCCTGGCGGGTCATCGCGGCACAGACGGTCGATGCCCGCATCGCCGAGCTGATCGACTCCAAGGCCGGGCTCGCCGCCCGTGCGCTCGACGGGTCCGAGGAGGAGTTCTCCTCGGTCGACGTCCAGCTCGAGGCCCTGGTCTCGATCCTCACCGAGGCCCTCGAGGAGAGGGCCGGGGCCTGA
- a CDS encoding LppM family (lipo)protein encodes MLRRIASVLAVLGLLMLLTGCLKVEMELKIGSDGTVSGTMITAMNKDAITTMGPISGASGDDPRAVWEAMQEDSYDDLPEGATVEPYEEGDFIGDRITFDAVPVEEVGGVLDSGESGAFTITHQYDTYVFKGSFDLSGQAGAGGVSDAEMKGFFAVYGKPEMKVSLTFPGEVTETNGEVDGTNVTWTRDLTATTQEPMTAIAKDSGGAVGPNGGGGADGGTDGDGTDEDESASAADDSQAMVLAGTGAGALVVLLALIGLAMGVNRALRG; translated from the coding sequence ATGCTGCGCCGAATCGCCTCCGTGCTGGCGGTCCTCGGCCTGCTCATGCTCCTCACCGGGTGCCTCAAGGTCGAGATGGAGCTCAAGATCGGCTCGGACGGCACCGTCTCGGGCACCATGATCACGGCGATGAACAAGGACGCCATCACCACGATGGGTCCGATCAGCGGCGCGTCCGGCGACGACCCCCGAGCGGTCTGGGAGGCGATGCAGGAGGACTCCTATGACGACCTCCCCGAAGGTGCCACCGTCGAGCCCTATGAGGAGGGCGACTTCATCGGGGACAGGATCACCTTCGACGCCGTACCCGTCGAGGAAGTGGGTGGCGTGCTGGACTCCGGCGAGTCCGGGGCCTTCACCATCACCCACCAGTACGACACCTATGTCTTCAAGGGATCCTTCGACCTGTCCGGCCAGGCTGGAGCGGGCGGGGTGAGCGACGCGGAGATGAAGGGCTTCTTCGCCGTCTACGGAAAACCGGAGATGAAGGTCTCGCTGACGTTCCCGGGTGAGGTCACCGAGACCAACGGTGAGGTCGACGGCACCAACGTGACCTGGACCCGCGACCTCACCGCGACCACCCAGGAGCCGATGACCGCGATCGCGAAGGACAGCGGCGGAGCGGTCGGCCCCAACGGTGGCGGCGGGGCAGACGGTGGGACAGACGGGGACGGGACGGACGAGGACGAGTCCGCCAGCGCGGCCGACGACTCCCAAGCCATGGTCCTGGCTGGCACCGGTGCCGGCGCCCTGGTGGTGCTGCTGGCACTGATTGGCCTGGCGATGGGCGTGAACCGGGCACTGCGCGGCTGA
- a CDS encoding PGPGW domain-containing protein: MAWGAQAAKRIALEIIGWTLVLAGIAALVLPGPGLLMLFGGMVVLSQQYEWAERRLEPIERQALQTAAEGVRTWPRIIGSGLGATWLVGLGIFWTIGPDAPSWWPLRDSWWLLGGPATGITLIASGFLAWGLLVYSYKRFRPQILAGASNEEVVANTGDDADEDSL; the protein is encoded by the coding sequence GTGGCATGGGGAGCGCAGGCGGCGAAGCGGATCGCACTCGAGATCATCGGCTGGACGTTGGTCCTCGCCGGGATCGCAGCCCTGGTGTTGCCCGGTCCCGGGTTGTTGATGCTGTTCGGCGGGATGGTGGTGCTCTCCCAGCAGTACGAATGGGCCGAACGGCGACTTGAGCCGATCGAGCGCCAGGCGTTGCAGACCGCTGCCGAGGGGGTCCGCACCTGGCCGCGAATCATCGGCTCCGGTCTCGGCGCGACCTGGCTCGTGGGTCTCGGCATCTTCTGGACGATCGGTCCGGACGCGCCGTCGTGGTGGCCACTGCGGGACTCGTGGTGGCTCCTCGGCGGCCCCGCCACCGGGATCACCTTGATCGCCTCCGGCTTCCTCGCCTGGGGACTGTTGGTCTACAGCTACAAGCGGTTCCGCCCACAGATCCTCGCCGGCGCCTCGAACGAAGAGGTCGTGGCGAACACCGGCGACGACGCCGACGAGGATTCGTTGTAG
- a CDS encoding 1-acyl-sn-glycerol-3-phosphate acyltransferase, with protein MRVRRGLARGLIRLAGWKSVGTVPPSGIMVGAPHTSNWDWVATVLLLWSHDVSPRVLIKQDLFKGPLAIILRATGGIPIDRSNAVTVVSDLAARAAEDESFVIVLAAEGTRSHGEHWKSGFHRLARQTGLPVSFGYIDGPSKTVGMGPTLEMTDDIQADMDKIRAIYADKRGIRPEYRIEPRLREEDRPS; from the coding sequence ATGCGCGTGCGACGCGGGTTGGCCCGCGGACTGATCAGGCTCGCCGGCTGGAAGTCGGTCGGCACCGTGCCGCCGAGCGGCATCATGGTGGGCGCCCCGCACACCTCGAACTGGGACTGGGTCGCCACGGTCCTGCTGCTCTGGTCGCACGACGTCTCACCGCGGGTGCTGATCAAGCAAGACCTGTTCAAGGGACCGCTCGCGATCATCCTCCGAGCGACTGGTGGCATCCCGATCGACCGCTCCAACGCGGTGACGGTGGTCTCCGACCTGGCTGCGCGTGCGGCCGAGGACGAGAGCTTCGTGATCGTCCTCGCCGCGGAAGGCACTCGGTCGCACGGTGAGCACTGGAAGTCCGGTTTCCACCGCCTCGCCCGACAGACCGGTCTGCCGGTCTCGTTCGGCTACATCGACGGTCCGAGCAAGACCGTGGGCATGGGCCCGACGCTCGAGATGACCGACGACATCCAGGCCGACATGGACAAGATCCGCGCCATCTATGCGGACAAGCGCGGGATCAGGCCCGAGTACCGGATCGAGCCGCGACTGCGCGAAGAGGACCGCCCGAGCTGA
- a CDS encoding homing endonuclease associated repeat-containing protein codes for MAARRWSEIEMLDAIRAAAAGHDGALTVTAYDAWRATHGGPSGIGIIRRFGKWSDACRGAGLDTVVTTTKKSAFSDEVIVEAVRRYLADPESRASYGGYREWAKGRDGVPSGPTVRTRFPAWGDLLARARA; via the coding sequence ATGGCTGCCCGTCGCTGGTCCGAGATCGAGATGCTGGACGCGATCCGTGCAGCCGCTGCGGGACACGACGGTGCCCTCACCGTCACGGCGTACGACGCCTGGCGCGCGACGCACGGTGGCCCGTCGGGGATCGGGATCATCCGACGCTTCGGCAAGTGGTCCGATGCCTGCCGGGGCGCTGGACTGGACACAGTGGTCACGACGACGAAGAAGTCGGCGTTCTCCGATGAGGTCATTGTCGAGGCCGTACGCCGCTACCTCGCCGACCCCGAGTCGCGCGCGAGCTATGGCGGCTATCGGGAGTGGGCCAAGGGACGCGACGGCGTGCCGAGCGGGCCGACCGTGCGGACCCGCTTCCCGGCGTGGGGCGACCTGTTGGCCCGGGCCCGCGCCTGA
- a CDS encoding dihydrofolate reductase family protein — protein MTRTTTAHLFYSLNGVSEAPDQWQFDAFGQEEGERMGASISTVSDVVIGRKLWSEWRDYWTSAAADDPFGDFINPIPKHVVSSTLTGDLDWNSTLVDGDAIDYVNRLKDGDGGDIAVVGGVETVRSLFLGGAIDLLTLTMHPAITGTGRRLFDESTPLTRLDLVDSGASSRGNIFLTYRLKADA, from the coding sequence ATGACCCGCACGACCACCGCGCACCTGTTCTATTCGCTCAACGGCGTCAGCGAGGCACCCGACCAGTGGCAGTTCGACGCCTTCGGCCAGGAGGAGGGCGAGCGGATGGGTGCGTCGATCTCGACCGTCTCCGACGTCGTGATCGGCCGCAAGCTCTGGTCCGAGTGGCGCGACTACTGGACCTCCGCCGCCGCCGACGACCCGTTCGGTGACTTCATCAACCCGATCCCCAAGCACGTCGTCAGCAGCACTCTCACCGGTGACCTGGACTGGAACTCGACGCTGGTCGACGGTGACGCGATCGACTACGTCAACCGGCTCAAGGACGGCGACGGCGGTGACATCGCAGTCGTCGGGGGAGTGGAGACGGTCCGCTCCCTTTTCCTCGGCGGCGCCATCGACCTGCTCACCCTGACCATGCACCCCGCCATCACCGGCACCGGGCGCCGCCTCTTCGACGAGTCCACGCCGCTGACCCGCCTCGACCTGGTCGATTCCGGGGCATCCTCGCGCGGCAACATCTTCCTGACCTACCGACTCAAGGCCGACGCCTGA
- a CDS encoding MMPL family transporter translates to MFAALGRFISRHPWYVIATWIVLAVVVVATAPALTSTTDESEFLPDHYESIKAAELQEKAFPNATTPAAILVFEREDGEKLTDADVKDVLAISKELGPNLGKDTFVPQVTATGPDGKPSVSEDGQIAIGFVGLADGATGYDTRAMDDAKDMRAQIKPLVEGTDLTVQTTGAAAQGLDSQESTEATMAIVGIATVVLIVVLLAIIFRSVIICLMPIVVVTIVSMIATGLIGAANEAFDLKADSSIQVILIVVLYGIGTDYILFFLFRYRERLRQGDETRSSVVHALERAGEAIASAGGAVIVAFLALLLSSLSIFRSIGPALAIAVAVTLLAALTLVPAVVTVLGKALFWPSKGWKREPEAARFAKVGRSLGHRPGLFAAASGLVLAALAVFGLQFNPSFDFNSSLPDGVESTEAITTFQEHFAAGASDPVPVLLTSQDGVPLEESATEAMTAALGEAEGVAQVQGPQLSQDKATAMFSAVLDNDPTSDAALDDVKGPIRTAVHDAAPAGTEAYVGGTPSVFADLQKAMARDYSVVFPAAALVIMLILALLLRSLVAPWYLMAAVGLGFGATLGATVIVFQHIQGEPGLIFMLPIYIYLFVTALGTDYNILMVARLREEAREGRSPRDAAAEAVKHAGPTIAAAGVILAGTFASLMLGGNALIESMGFALSFGIFVAAFVMAMFFTPALTALVGHAAWWPGHSDERKGQRRDDTGADD, encoded by the coding sequence ATGTTCGCTGCGCTGGGTCGCTTCATCTCCCGTCATCCTTGGTATGTCATCGCCACCTGGATCGTCCTGGCCGTCGTGGTGGTCGCCACCGCACCGGCCCTGACGTCCACCACGGACGAGTCGGAGTTCCTGCCCGACCACTACGAGTCCATCAAGGCCGCCGAGCTGCAGGAGAAGGCGTTCCCGAACGCCACCACCCCTGCCGCGATCCTCGTCTTCGAGCGCGAGGACGGGGAGAAGCTGACCGATGCCGACGTCAAGGACGTCCTGGCGATCAGCAAGGAGCTCGGCCCCAATCTCGGCAAGGACACCTTCGTCCCCCAGGTCACCGCGACCGGTCCGGACGGGAAGCCGTCGGTGTCCGAGGACGGCCAGATCGCGATCGGTTTCGTGGGCCTGGCGGATGGCGCCACGGGCTATGACACCCGGGCGATGGACGACGCCAAGGACATGCGGGCGCAGATCAAGCCACTGGTCGAAGGCACCGACCTCACCGTGCAGACCACGGGGGCCGCGGCGCAGGGGCTCGACTCGCAGGAGTCGACGGAGGCGACGATGGCGATCGTCGGCATCGCGACGGTCGTGCTGATCGTGGTGCTGCTTGCGATCATCTTCCGCAGCGTGATCATCTGCCTGATGCCGATCGTGGTGGTGACGATCGTGTCGATGATCGCCACCGGCCTGATCGGTGCCGCCAACGAGGCCTTCGACCTCAAGGCCGACTCCTCGATCCAGGTGATCCTGATCGTGGTGCTCTATGGCATCGGGACCGACTACATCTTGTTCTTCCTCTTCCGTTATCGAGAGCGACTCCGCCAGGGCGACGAGACCCGTTCCTCGGTGGTCCATGCGCTCGAGCGCGCCGGGGAGGCGATCGCGTCAGCCGGTGGTGCGGTGATCGTCGCGTTCCTCGCCCTGCTGCTCAGCTCGTTGAGCATCTTCCGTTCGATCGGACCGGCACTGGCCATTGCCGTGGCGGTCACCCTCCTCGCCGCGCTGACGCTGGTCCCGGCCGTCGTCACGGTCCTGGGCAAGGCCCTGTTCTGGCCCTCGAAGGGATGGAAGCGGGAGCCCGAGGCCGCCCGATTCGCCAAGGTGGGCCGCTCCCTGGGCCACCGGCCGGGTCTCTTCGCCGCTGCCTCGGGGCTGGTGCTGGCTGCTCTGGCCGTGTTCGGGCTGCAGTTCAACCCCAGCTTCGACTTCAACTCGAGCCTGCCCGACGGGGTCGAGTCCACCGAAGCGATCACCACCTTCCAGGAGCACTTCGCAGCCGGCGCGAGCGATCCCGTCCCGGTCCTGCTCACCTCCCAGGACGGCGTACCGCTCGAGGAGTCGGCGACCGAGGCGATGACCGCGGCCCTGGGTGAGGCCGAGGGTGTCGCCCAGGTGCAGGGTCCTCAGTTGTCGCAGGACAAGGCCACCGCGATGTTCTCCGCGGTGCTGGACAACGATCCGACCTCCGACGCGGCGCTCGACGACGTGAAGGGACCGATCCGTACGGCGGTGCACGACGCGGCACCCGCCGGGACCGAGGCCTATGTGGGTGGCACGCCCTCGGTCTTCGCCGACTTGCAGAAGGCGATGGCGCGGGACTACTCGGTGGTCTTCCCTGCGGCCGCGCTGGTGATCATGCTGATCCTCGCGCTGCTGCTGCGCAGCCTGGTCGCTCCTTGGTATCTGATGGCCGCGGTGGGTCTGGGCTTCGGTGCGACCCTGGGCGCGACGGTGATCGTGTTCCAGCACATCCAGGGAGAGCCCGGCCTGATCTTCATGCTGCCGATCTACATCTACCTGTTCGTCACCGCACTCGGCACCGACTACAACATCTTGATGGTGGCGCGACTCAGGGAGGAGGCCCGTGAGGGCCGAAGCCCACGCGACGCCGCCGCCGAGGCGGTCAAGCACGCCGGCCCGACCATCGCGGCCGCCGGCGTCATCCTGGCCGGCACGTTCGCCTCGTTGATGCTGGGCGGGAACGCCCTGATCGAGTCGATGGGCTTCGCCCTGTCGTTCGGCATCTTCGTGGCGGCGTTCGTGATGGCGATGTTCTTCACGCCGGCGCTGACGGCGTTGGTCGGCCACGCCGCCTGGTGGCCGGGACACAGTGATGAGCGGAAGGGCCAGCGCAGGGACGACACCGGAGCCGACGACTAG
- a CDS encoding protein kinase domain-containing protein, with product MADARTVQAGSIIDGRYQLTHRIAVGGMGEVWSSTDLALGRRVALKVLLAGHAQDEVTRLRFRAEAKAAASVSHPNVVPVFDFGEEDDESGGCIAYLVMEHVAGDSLAEVLRGAGRLGDERTLEIVAETAAALEAAHRTGLVHRDIKPGNLLIDESGSVRVTDFGIARAMDATPLTRTGTIVGTPQYISPEQAQGHTATPASDLYSLGVVAYACLAGRAPFADAGNEISTAMAHIQVEPPALPDDVHPNVAALVLALLAKDPADRPASAAEVSRTASALRRDPSGADPLPTAFMALGSRTSETSSRSGSGRRGVRISFLRPWDRRRGTIAGAIAVGLLVLSAVFLQSAASDSVRVPNLVGKSEAEARAMLSDAGLTAQVRSRDMPGEEAGSVDAQDPKASTEVDPGTRVSLTVVSGQVTVPRGLKGESFASASKKLSAVGLRASKATQTTDEHRPGRVMAVTPTGRVTDGATVVLTVAAKPVTISPEPQISADQGPSNDAGPSDTKGKPKKSQNPKSSGKGNSSGKGKSSGKGKP from the coding sequence ATGGCCGATGCACGCACTGTGCAGGCCGGATCGATCATCGACGGCCGTTATCAACTGACCCATCGCATTGCGGTCGGCGGCATGGGGGAGGTCTGGTCCAGCACGGACCTGGCACTTGGTCGCAGGGTCGCCTTGAAGGTGCTGCTGGCTGGTCACGCGCAGGACGAGGTGACCCGGTTGCGGTTCCGTGCCGAGGCCAAGGCTGCCGCCTCGGTCAGTCACCCCAACGTCGTCCCGGTCTTCGACTTCGGTGAGGAAGACGACGAATCCGGCGGGTGCATCGCTTATCTGGTGATGGAGCACGTCGCGGGGGACTCGCTGGCCGAGGTGCTGCGAGGTGCCGGTCGTCTGGGCGACGAGCGCACCCTGGAGATCGTTGCCGAGACCGCAGCGGCCCTGGAGGCTGCTCATCGCACCGGACTGGTGCACCGCGACATCAAGCCCGGCAACCTGCTCATCGATGAGTCGGGCTCCGTGCGGGTCACGGACTTCGGCATCGCGCGGGCGATGGATGCGACCCCGCTGACCCGTACCGGAACCATCGTCGGCACTCCGCAATACATCAGCCCCGAGCAGGCACAGGGCCACACGGCGACACCGGCCTCGGACCTCTACTCGTTGGGCGTGGTTGCCTACGCGTGCCTGGCCGGACGGGCCCCGTTCGCCGATGCGGGCAACGAGATAAGCACCGCCATGGCGCACATCCAGGTGGAGCCACCGGCGCTTCCGGACGACGTACACCCGAACGTGGCGGCCCTGGTGCTTGCCCTGCTCGCCAAGGACCCAGCCGACCGACCGGCCTCCGCGGCCGAGGTCTCCCGGACGGCCAGCGCCCTGCGCAGGGACCCGTCGGGCGCCGACCCCCTCCCGACGGCTTTCATGGCACTCGGCAGCCGCACGTCGGAGACGAGCTCACGGTCCGGCTCCGGTCGACGCGGCGTAAGGATTTCCTTCTTGCGCCCATGGGATCGACGCCGCGGCACCATCGCGGGAGCCATCGCGGTCGGGCTCCTGGTCCTCAGCGCGGTGTTCTTGCAGAGCGCCGCCTCAGACTCCGTGCGCGTGCCCAACCTGGTCGGCAAGTCCGAGGCCGAGGCCAGGGCGATGCTGAGCGACGCGGGGCTCACCGCGCAGGTGCGTAGCCGGGACATGCCCGGGGAGGAGGCGGGCTCGGTCGATGCCCAGGACCCCAAGGCCTCCACGGAGGTGGACCCCGGCACCCGGGTCTCCCTGACGGTCGTTTCCGGCCAGGTGACGGTGCCCCGCGGACTGAAGGGTGAGTCCTTCGCCAGCGCCTCCAAGAAGCTCTCCGCGGTCGGTTTGCGTGCGTCCAAGGCCACCCAGACGACGGACGAGCACCGCCCCGGACGGGTCATGGCCGTCACCCCGACCGGACGAGTCACGGACGGGGCCACCGTGGTGCTCACGGTGGCGGCCAAGCCGGTCACCATCAGCCCGGAGCCGCAGATCTCCGCCGATCAGGGCCCCTCGAACGACGCGGGTCCATCGGACACGAAGGGCAAACCGAAGAAGTCGCAGAACCCGAAGTCGTCGGGGAAGGGCAACTCGTCGGGGAAGGGCAAGTCGTCCGGCAAGGGCAAGCCCTGA
- a CDS encoding NUDIX domain-containing protein produces MLCAQRGVLGALPGMWEFPGGMIEPGETPRSALEREITKEFLCSVRIGRSSPKAASGVARIVVGRGHGDAADRQAHHCDRAGESHRFLGLSILGGR; encoded by the coding sequence GTGTTGTGTGCCCAGCGCGGCGTCCTAGGCGCCCTTCCCGGGATGTGGGAGTTTCCTGGCGGGATGATCGAGCCCGGTGAGACCCCTCGCTCCGCGCTGGAGCGCGAGATCACCAAGGAGTTCCTCTGCAGCGTACGGATCGGTCGCTCAAGCCCGAAGGCAGCCAGCGGTGTCGCGAGGATCGTGGTCGGCCGAGGCCATGGCGACGCCGCCGACCGTCAGGCCCACCACTGCGATCGCGCCGGCGAGTCCCATAGGTTTCTGGGACTGTCGATCCTCGGAGGCCGATGA
- a CDS encoding Uma2 family endonuclease: protein MEAVTTLPRGRALTVADLESMPDDGHRYELIDGTLLVTPGPSLRHQTVSMELSVLLSQACPPHLKVLAAPFDVVLDDQTGVQPDLLVAGRGAFTENNLPTAPLLAIEILSPSTRLVDLNLKKAAYERAGVPSYWVVDPVEPRLIAWLLQSGVYERVADVEGDESWTAASPYAVTVVPSALLG, encoded by the coding sequence ATGGAAGCCGTGACCACCTTGCCGCGTGGGCGCGCGTTGACCGTCGCCGACCTCGAGTCGATGCCCGATGACGGGCATCGCTACGAGCTCATCGACGGGACGCTCCTCGTGACGCCCGGCCCGAGCCTGCGCCATCAGACGGTCAGCATGGAGTTGTCCGTCTTGCTCAGTCAGGCGTGCCCACCGCACCTGAAGGTTCTCGCCGCACCATTCGACGTGGTCTTGGACGATCAGACGGGAGTGCAGCCGGATCTGCTGGTGGCCGGACGCGGGGCCTTCACGGAGAATAATCTGCCGACAGCGCCCCTGCTCGCCATAGAGATCCTGTCGCCCAGCACGCGACTCGTGGACCTCAACCTGAAGAAGGCTGCCTATGAGCGGGCCGGCGTTCCGTCCTATTGGGTTGTCGACCCGGTGGAGCCACGTCTGATCGCGTGGCTGCTGCAGTCCGGTGTCTACGAACGGGTTGCCGACGTGGAGGGCGATGAGTCCTGGACGGCAGCATCGCCGTACGCCGTGACAGTGGTGCCGAGCGCTCTGCTCGGTTGA